The Candidatus Binatia bacterium nucleotide sequence CGTTGTATTCATTCACCAGCTCGGCCCGCTTCTTCGCGGCGTCCTTGGCGGAATCCAGCTCTCTCTTGTAAATAATATTCACCGCGCCGTCCGCGCCCATCACCGCCAGCTCGGCCTGCGGCCACGCGACGTTGTAGTCGCCGCGGATGTGCTTGGACGACATGACGTCGTAGGCGCCGCCGTAGGCCTTGCGCACGACGACGGTCAGCTTGGGCACCGTCGCCTCGCAGTAGGCGTAGAGCAGCTTCGCGCCGTGGCGGATGATGCCGCCCCACTCCTGCTCGGTGCCGGGGAGGAATCCGGGCACGTCCTCGAACGTGACGAGCGGGATGTTGAACGCGTCGCAGAAGCGGACGAAGCGCGCCGCCTTGGTCGAGGACTTGATGTCCAGCACGCCGGCGAGCATCGCGGGCTGGTTGCCGACGACGCCCACGGAGCGGCCGTCGAGCCGGGCGAAGCCGACGACGATGTTCGGAGCGAAATGCTCGTGCACCTCGAAGAAATCGCCGTCGTCCACCACCAGCCGCACGATCTCCTTGATGTCGTAGGGCTTGTTCGGCTCGGGCGGAACGATCTCGTTCAGGCGGCCCTCCATGCGGTCGGGCGGGTCGTTGGTGAGATGGCGCGGCGGATCGTCCACGTTGTTCTGCGGCAGGAAGGAGAGAAGGCGCCGGATGGCCGCGATGCAGGCCTCGTCGTCATCCACCGCGAAATGCGCCACGCCCGACTTGGTGTTGTGGGTCATCGCGCCGCCCAGGTCCTCGAACGTCACGTCCTCGTTGGTCACGGTCTTGATGACGTTGGGGCCGGTCACGAACATGTGGCTGGTTCCCTGGACCATGAAGACGAAGTCGGTGATGGCGGGGGAGTAGACGGCGCCGCCGGCGCACGGGCCGAGCACGGCGCTGATCTGCGGGATGACGCCCGAGGCGAGCGTGTTGCGCAGGAAGATCTCGGCGTAGCCGCCCAGCGACTGCACCCCTTCCTGGATGCGCGCCCCGCCGGAGTCGTTGAGGCCGATGATGGGCGCCCCGTTCTCCAGCGCCAGGTCCATCACGTTGGTGATCTTCTTCGCGTTCTCTTCCGAGAGGGTCCCGCCGAAGACGGTGAAATCCTGCGCGAAGACGAAGACCGGCCGGCCGTCCACCGTGCCGTAGCCGGAAACGACGCCGTCGCCCGGGATGCGGCGTTCGGCCATTCCGAAGTCGGTCGTGCGGTGCTCGACGAAGACCCCCGTCTCCTGGAAGGAGCTGGGGTCGAGGAGGAGGTCGATCCGCTCGCGCGCGGTGAGCCGTCCCTCGGCGTGGAGCTTGGCGATGCGCTCCTCGCCGCCCCCCTCGAGGACGGCCTGGCGGCGCCGGCGCAGCTCTTCGATGGGGGCGCGTCGGCTCAGGTTCGAAGCTCCGTAAGAGAATGCGGGAACGTCGCCAAACTCGTGGGAATCCTATCGGAAGCGCGCCCGGTGTACAATGCCGGGTCCGTTCCCAGGTGATGTCCCTCGGCCGCGAGTTCGGCGGCGCGCGGGACCGCGAGTCCCGAGAGGAGCCCGTATGACCCCGCGTCGATCCCGCCCCGAGCTGTCCGAACGCCGCCTCGACCGCATGAACTGGATGGAGATGGGGGAATGGGTCCCGCGCGAGATCGAGACGGCGCTGGTGCCGGTCGGGACGCTGGAGCCGCACGGCATCCTGAGCCTCGGGACGGACAACGAGATTCCGGCCCGGCTGTCGGAAGCGGTCGCGGAGCGGCTGAACGCGCTGGTGGCGCCGACGATTCCCTACGGAGTAACCGCGCACCTGGGCGCTCTGCCCGGGGGGACGCACATTCCGGCCCCGGCGTTCACCGGCTACGCGGAGGCGGTGCTGACGGCGCTGACCCATCAGGGCTTTCGGAATCTGGTCGTGATGAATGGGCACGGCGGGAATACCGAGGCGCTGAAGGAGGCTTCGCGGCGCGTTCATGAAGAGACCGGCGCGTTCGTCGCGATCTTCAACTGGTGGACCGATTGCTATCCGCTGAGCGAGGAGATGCTCGGCGTCCCCGGCGGCCACGCCGGCGCCGACGAGACCGCGGCGATGCTCGCGATCGCGCCCGAGCAGGTGTTCCCGGACCGCTGGGACCCCTCGCTGGCGTTCGAGCACCGCAATTCCCTGGTGGCCTTTCCCGAGCCGGGATCGCTGATCTACTACGGCGGCAAGCGAAGCGATCCCGTGCTGAACGCGAAGAAGGCGCGCGACTACTGGACCAAGGTCGTGGAGCACGTGGGCGAGGTGCTCGAGGACCTGGTGATGCGGTGGGAGCGGGAAGGCTATCCCGCGCCGCGCGGGCGGCGCGGAGCATCCAGCGGAGACGCAGCGCCGAGCGCCGCGAACGGTCATGGCGGCAGCGCGCCGAGGCGGCGGAGGAAGTAGCGAACGCTTCAAAAAGGCGCGTCCGTATGCGATAATCAGGGGGTACCCGGCAGGATCCGCAGCATCCCTCTGGAGCCGTCATGCGCCGCCGCGCCTTGCTCCGCCTCGTTCCTGTCGCCCTGGTTCTCCTGTGGCCGCTCGCAGTTCCTTCCACGACGATCGCCGCGCCGCAAGCCCGTGCCGGGGACGCGATTGATCCTTCCGCATCCGCGGCCTTACGCGCCCTGGCCGTGAGCGCTCCCGACCCCGGGCCCACGGACGGCCGTCTCCTGCTCCGCTTCCAGAACGGCTCGGCACTGGACCATTTCGGCGGCGCGGCCGCGAATGCCGGCGACGTCAATGGCGATGGCAGGGCCGATCTCGCCGTCGGAGCCGCCGGGCGCGCCGGTCCCGGCGACGGCATTCCCGCCGGCTCGGTGTACCTCTACTGGGGAGGGCCCCAAGGCAACAATGTTCCCGAGATCACGCTCCACGGAACCCAGAGCGGAGAAGGGTTCGGTTCCTCGATCGCATCGACCTTCCACGGCGGATCCGGGCTCCTGCTGGTCGGGGCTCGCTTCGGCGGTCTTCAGCAGAGAGGCCGCGTGTACCTGTATTCCGGTTACGAGCTGATCGGCGGCCTGTCGCTGGGAGTGATCGGCGCGCCTCTGTCCGACAGGGGGTTCGGCGCTTCCGTGGCTGCCCTTGGCGACGTGAACGGCGGCGGAGGCGAGGACTTCATCGTCGGCGCGCCCGGACTGGACGGAGACGGCCAGAACCGCGGGCACGCCTACATCTACTCCGGAGGGCTCAAGCCGATTCTCACGCTTATCGGGTCCGGGCCGAACGACCATTTCGGAGCGGCCGTGGCCTCGGCCGGGGATTTCAACGGGGATGGCTTTCCCGATTTCATCGTCGGCGAGACCGTCGGGGGGAGCGCCGGCCGCGCTTCGCTGTACTACGGAGGCCCCGGCGTCGACGCCGTCCCCGACCAGATCTTCCAGGGCGAGGCGGCGGGAGATCACTTTGGCGCCGCGATCAGTTCGATGGGCGACCTGAACGGGGATGGATACGACGACCTGGCGATCGCGGCCCCGTTCAACGATGCCGCGGGCCAGGACGCCGGACGCGTGTACGTCTTCTTCGGGGGCCCCGCGGCCGACGCCCTCGCCGATCTCGTGCTGACGGGGGAGCGTCCCGGCGACAACTTCGGACAGTCGGTCGCCGCGGCGGGCGACATGAACTCCGATGGCCATGCCGACTTCGTCGTCGGCGCTCCGGTCGCGGCGGTCGGGGACCTCATCGCCGGGCCGGGGAGCGCCTACGTGTATTTCGGCGGTCCCTTGCTGGACGACACACCCGACCTCGTCCTGAACGGAGAGACGAACGGAGATCACTTCGGCGCCGCGGTGGCCATGGCAGGGGACTTCAACGATGACGGCGGCGCCGACCTGCTCGTGGGCGCTCCCTCGAACGATTTCGCAGGAACGGAAGCGGGAAGAAGCTACCTCTTCACGACGTGGAGCCACCCGCCGGCCGTGCGGGCGCCGTCCACCGTTGTCGCGGGGACCCGCCTGTTCCTCGATCTCTCGGTGTCGGTCGTCGACGCCGAGGGAGACCCGATCGCCTCGCTCACGGCGGGACCGATTCCGGCGGGAGCCACGTTCACGGTGAGCCCGGGGAACCGGTCCGGCTCCCTCCAGTGGACTCCCACGGACCTTCAGGTCGGGACCTACGACGTGACGTTCACGGCTGCCAACCTCGAGTCCGGGTCCGCGACGACGCGGATTCAGGTCGTGTTCCACAACAGCCCGCCGGCCCTCAATCCGTTCGCCGCGATGACGGCGTTCGAAGGGTCGGTCACCGAACAGACGCTTTCGGGCTTCGACCAGGACGGGGATCCGCTCGCGTTTCAGTTGGTCGGCGCCCCGACGTTCGCGGCTCTTGCCCCGCTCGATCCCTTCCGCGCTCTGGTGCGTCTCGCTCCGGATTACGGGGACGCGGGAGCCTACGTCGCGACGGTGCGGATCGAGGACGGACACGGGGGAACGGCGTCGGCTCCGCTCTCCATCGCGGTCGAGCACGTGAATCGCGGGCCGGTGCTGTCGGCGCCGGCCGGCGTGTCGGGGCCGGAGGGCGGCGCGATCGTCGTCGCGGTCCAGGCGAGCGACCCCGACGGCGATCCCGTGACCTTGGGGGCGGTGAACCAGCCCCCCGGATCGCTCTTTGTCGACCACGGAGATAACAGCGGCACCTTCTCCTGGACGCCGGGTTACGAGCAGGCAGGCACGTATCAGGTGACGTTCACCGCGCGCGACGAGCTGGGCGCCCTCGGCGCGCCATGGGATCTCACCATCGACGTCGAGAACAGGAACCGCGGGCCGGCCGCCGTCGCGGGAGGACCCTACGCGGGCGTGATCAACGTGCCGATCGTCTTCGACGCGACGGGGTCTTCGGATCCGGACGGATCGGCGCTGACGTACCAGTGGGATTTCGGCGATCTCGCGAGCGGGACGGGAGCGACGCCGTCCCACGCCTATGCCGCCGGAGGGACTTTTGCGGTCGGCCTCACCGTGAGCGACGGCGACCTGTCGGGGCAAGCGATCACGTCCGCGGCGGTCCAGGATATCTTTGCGGCTCGCGCATTCGTCGAGCCGCCCAATCGCACCATCCGTCTCGGATCGGCCAAGGCCACGTGGTGCGCGGAAGTCGAGCCGGCGGGAAACTCCTTTCTCATGAACGCGGTCCTTCCATCCGCGGTCGTCATGCGCTACGGCGGCGGTCAGATCGCCGGGATCGCTGAACGCGTGGGCGTCGGCGCGGACCTCGACGCAAACGGCGTCGCCGAGATGACGATCTGCTTCTCCAAGGCGGACCTCCGCGCCTTGCTCACGGGACTTCCCAAGGGAATCACCACGGTCCCGGTGACCCTGGAGGGAAGCCTTTCGACCGGCGGGAAGTTCCGAGCTCCACTCTCCGTCGACGTCGCGAGCTCGGGAGGCTCCCTGGCCGCCTCGTTGTCGCCCAATCCCCTCAACCCCTCGGGCATGCTCACCTTCTCGACATCGCGACGGGGACGGGTTCGCGTCGCGGTCTTCGATCTCCGCGGCCGGCTCGTTCGAACGCTCCTGCCGGCGCAGGAACTTGACCCCGGATACCATGACGTCCCGCTGGACGGCCGCGGCGGTCGCGGTGCGTCCCTGTCCTCTGGCGCCTATTTCTACCGGATCGAAGCCGCCGACGGCGTGGCGACCGGGCGTTTCGTCATCCTGAAATAGCGTCCCTCGATCGGCCGAGCGGAGCCGGCCCGATCCGTTGTACGATCGGACCATGGCCGACCTGATCCTCGACGACGACCAGATGTGCTTCTGCTGCGGGCCGAAGAACCCGATCGGCCTGAAGCTGGCGTTCGAGAATCTCGCCGACGGGCGCACCCGGACCGTGTGGCGGCCGCGCCAGGAGCACCAGGGGTTCAAGGACATCGTGCACGGTGGCCTCGTCGCCACGGTTCTCGACGAGGTCATGATCCGGATGCTGGTTCACCGGGGTGTCGGCGCGGTCACGGGCACGATGGAGACGAAGCTGTTGAAGCCGCTGCGCGCAGGCCGCGACTATCGGTTCGAGGCGTGGCTGGTGA carries:
- a CDS encoding acyl-CoA carboxylase subunit beta, which codes for MSRRAPIEELRRRRQAVLEGGGEERIAKLHAEGRLTARERIDLLLDPSSFQETGVFVEHRTTDFGMAERRIPGDGVVSGYGTVDGRPVFVFAQDFTVFGGTLSEENAKKITNVMDLALENGAPIIGLNDSGGARIQEGVQSLGGYAEIFLRNTLASGVIPQISAVLGPCAGGAVYSPAITDFVFMVQGTSHMFVTGPNVIKTVTNEDVTFEDLGGAMTHNTKSGVAHFAVDDDEACIAAIRRLLSFLPQNNVDDPPRHLTNDPPDRMEGRLNEIVPPEPNKPYDIKEIVRLVVDDGDFFEVHEHFAPNIVVGFARLDGRSVGVVGNQPAMLAGVLDIKSSTKAARFVRFCDAFNIPLVTFEDVPGFLPGTEQEWGGIIRHGAKLLYAYCEATVPKLTVVVRKAYGGAYDVMSSKHIRGDYNVAWPQAELAVMGADGAVNIIYKRELDSAKDAAKKRAELVNEYNDKFANPYVAAGLGYLDDVIEPQETRPRLIRALRMLAHKRQSLPPKKHGNIPL
- a CDS encoding creatininase family protein, with translation MTPRRSRPELSERRLDRMNWMEMGEWVPREIETALVPVGTLEPHGILSLGTDNEIPARLSEAVAERLNALVAPTIPYGVTAHLGALPGGTHIPAPAFTGYAEAVLTALTHQGFRNLVVMNGHGGNTEALKEASRRVHEETGAFVAIFNWWTDCYPLSEEMLGVPGGHAGADETAAMLAIAPEQVFPDRWDPSLAFEHRNSLVAFPEPGSLIYYGGKRSDPVLNAKKARDYWTKVVEHVGEVLEDLVMRWEREGYPAPRGRRGASSGDAAPSAANGHGGSAPRRRRK
- a CDS encoding PKD domain-containing protein translates to MSAPDPGPTDGRLLLRFQNGSALDHFGGAAANAGDVNGDGRADLAVGAAGRAGPGDGIPAGSVYLYWGGPQGNNVPEITLHGTQSGEGFGSSIASTFHGGSGLLLVGARFGGLQQRGRVYLYSGYELIGGLSLGVIGAPLSDRGFGASVAALGDVNGGGGEDFIVGAPGLDGDGQNRGHAYIYSGGLKPILTLIGSGPNDHFGAAVASAGDFNGDGFPDFIVGETVGGSAGRASLYYGGPGVDAVPDQIFQGEAAGDHFGAAISSMGDLNGDGYDDLAIAAPFNDAAGQDAGRVYVFFGGPAADALADLVLTGERPGDNFGQSVAAAGDMNSDGHADFVVGAPVAAVGDLIAGPGSAYVYFGGPLLDDTPDLVLNGETNGDHFGAAVAMAGDFNDDGGADLLVGAPSNDFAGTEAGRSYLFTTWSHPPAVRAPSTVVAGTRLFLDLSVSVVDAEGDPIASLTAGPIPAGATFTVSPGNRSGSLQWTPTDLQVGTYDVTFTAANLESGSATTRIQVVFHNSPPALNPFAAMTAFEGSVTEQTLSGFDQDGDPLAFQLVGAPTFAALAPLDPFRALVRLAPDYGDAGAYVATVRIEDGHGGTASAPLSIAVEHVNRGPVLSAPAGVSGPEGGAIVVAVQASDPDGDPVTLGAVNQPPGSLFVDHGDNSGTFSWTPGYEQAGTYQVTFTARDELGALGAPWDLTIDVENRNRGPAAVAGGPYAGVINVPIVFDATGSSDPDGSALTYQWDFGDLASGTGATPSHAYAAGGTFAVGLTVSDGDLSGQAITSAAVQDIFAARAFVEPPNRTIRLGSAKATWCAEVEPAGNSFLMNAVLPSAVVMRYGGGQIAGIAERVGVGADLDANGVAEMTICFSKADLRALLTGLPKGITTVPVTLEGSLSTGGKFRAPLSVDVASSGGSLAASLSPNPLNPSGMLTFSTSRRGRVRVAVFDLRGRLVRTLLPAQELDPGYHDVPLDGRGGRGASLSSGAYFYRIEAADGVATGRFVILK
- a CDS encoding PaaI family thioesterase, with translation MADLILDDDQMCFCCGPKNPIGLKLAFENLADGRTRTVWRPRQEHQGFKDIVHGGLVATVLDEVMIRMLVHRGVGAVTGTMETKLLKPLRAGRDYRFEAWLVKDRGRALLTEAEAFDVESGERVASGKATCVRV